A single window of Martelella sp. NC20 DNA harbors:
- a CDS encoding putative quinol monooxygenase, translated as MITITAIIRVKSDALATMRDALLVVADHVRDNEPETVGFFVSQSMEDPSVFTTYERFANKAAMDRHNGCDVVADFFAVAEPILDGPVTLITADEVAFKA; from the coding sequence ATGATCACGATCACGGCGATTATCCGGGTGAAAAGCGATGCTTTAGCGACAATGCGTGATGCCTTGCTCGTCGTGGCAGACCATGTCCGCGACAATGAACCGGAGACGGTCGGTTTCTTCGTGTCGCAGAGCATGGAGGACCCATCTGTGTTCACCACCTATGAGCGCTTTGCGAACAAGGCGGCGATGGATCGACACAATGGTTGTGATGTCGTCGCAGACTTTTTCGCGGTTGCCGAGCCGATCCTTGACGGTCCTGTCACACTGATCACGGCCGATGAAGTTGCCTTCAAAGCCTGA
- a CDS encoding sensor histidine kinase — MPLERQTIDVIDLVADIIDDCRFESLAKTVSISYEGPSSVIATVNGELIYRAIENVIRNAVKYSPPGTRVMVAATCRSDALEIRVHDCGPGLPREHLKSIFRPFERVDTGGEGQLGFGLGLSIAQRALHVHGGDIRADRNADGGLSVALFLPL, encoded by the coding sequence TTGCCGCTGGAGCGGCAAACCATCGATGTCATCGATCTGGTCGCCGACATCATCGATGACTGCCGGTTCGAGAGCCTCGCGAAGACTGTGTCGATCAGCTATGAGGGGCCGTCCTCCGTCATCGCCACCGTCAACGGAGAGCTGATCTACAGGGCGATCGAGAATGTCATCCGCAACGCGGTCAAATATTCCCCGCCGGGTACCCGGGTCATGGTCGCCGCGACCTGTCGTTCCGATGCTCTGGAGATCAGGGTTCATGATTGCGGACCGGGCTTACCGCGCGAGCACCTGAAGAGCATTTTCCGTCCCTTCGAACGTGTCGACACAGGAGGCGAAGGCCAGCTCGGCTTCGGCCTCGGCCTGTCCATCGCCCAACGCGCGCTTCACGTCCACGGCGGCGACATCCGCGCCGACCGCAACGCCGATGGCGGCCTTTCCGTCGCCCTTTTTCTTCCTCTCTAG
- a CDS encoding aromatic ring-hydroxylating oxygenase subunit alpha, translated as MMTHVDAARALAENVAAAFDHARAMPVSAYTNEDFLALEQSRIFARSWLCAGRADALKNPGDYMTMEIVDEPIVILRDRNGVLRAMSNVCRHRMSVLLEGRGNVRVITCPYHAWTYSLDGSLRGAPAMEKNGSFCKADTKLPAIRCEEWQGWIMVTLDPDLSSVAESLSDVDDLVGYLKMDNYVETFREEHRWNTNWKILAENFMESYHLPMCHAGTIGGASKLEDMVCPEGFPAFNYHHILKDDSVPLALAHSSNTELEGDQRRRTWLLAIYPTLMITLTPGYFWYLSLLPDGPGGVKILYGGGLSPEFMNDPNAEEHFAALKVLLDHVNDEDRGCTERVWKGLQSKFAEPGPLSHLERPNFEFATWISKKVSAE; from the coding sequence ATGATGACCCATGTAGACGCCGCACGGGCGCTTGCCGAAAATGTTGCGGCGGCCTTCGACCACGCACGCGCGATGCCGGTCTCGGCCTATACCAATGAGGACTTTCTCGCGCTCGAACAGTCCCGGATCTTTGCCAGGAGCTGGCTTTGCGCCGGACGGGCGGATGCATTGAAAAATCCCGGCGACTACATGACGATGGAGATCGTTGACGAGCCCATTGTCATTCTGCGCGACAGAAACGGCGTTTTGCGTGCCATGTCGAATGTCTGTCGCCACCGCATGTCGGTGCTTCTGGAAGGCCGCGGCAATGTTCGCGTCATCACCTGTCCCTACCACGCCTGGACATATTCGCTCGACGGCAGCCTGCGCGGCGCGCCGGCGATGGAGAAAAACGGCAGCTTTTGCAAAGCGGATACCAAACTGCCCGCAATTCGCTGCGAGGAATGGCAGGGCTGGATCATGGTCACGCTCGATCCGGATCTGTCTTCCGTCGCCGAAAGCCTTTCCGACGTCGACGATCTGGTCGGTTATCTGAAGATGGACAATTATGTCGAGACATTCCGTGAGGAACACCGCTGGAACACCAACTGGAAAATCCTCGCCGAGAATTTCATGGAGAGCTATCACCTGCCCATGTGTCACGCCGGCACGATCGGCGGCGCATCGAAACTGGAAGACATGGTCTGCCCGGAAGGTTTTCCAGCCTTCAACTACCATCATATCCTGAAAGATGATTCCGTACCGCTTGCGCTGGCGCATTCTTCAAATACTGAGCTTGAGGGCGATCAGCGCCGCCGCACCTGGCTGCTGGCGATCTACCCCACCTTGATGATAACCCTTACGCCCGGTTACTTCTGGTATCTGTCATTGCTGCCCGATGGCCCGGGCGGCGTGAAGATCCTCTATGGCGGAGGCCTGTCGCCCGAATTCATGAACGACCCGAATGCGGAGGAGCATTTCGCGGCGCTGAAGGTCCTGCTCGATCACGTCAATGACGAAGACCGCGGCTGCACCGAACGCGTCTGGAAAGGCCTCCAGAGCAAATTCGCCGAACCGGGTCCCCTGTCTCACCTCGAACGACCCAACTTTGAGTTCGCCACCTGGATTTCGAAAAAGGTTTCGGCGGAGTAG